A single window of Candidatus Zixiibacteriota bacterium DNA harbors:
- a CDS encoding ComEC/Rec2 family competence protein, whose product MVRKIPAVAALLVVVLSIAVADKYALPPGLLMIILLGSLLPAILFYLRKAFCPAGFFALLCIGAFAAFNHTSQVKTFPSGHVVYCVDNDRKYQVFGRVDDWPETKDNRTNLCIKVDSLRLDNFTRNSSGRILANIRGETTRFQYGDQISFEAELHSVKGGMNPSGFNYRRYLNLRGTFGVAYLSLRDSIWIKPDASRLVSRTIESLRSGILSIFNKTLDPEAAALESGFLIGETRNISPKIYRFFRDSGTLHLLAVSGSNVALVVLFFSFLFRTTLLRRSLRTFLLILIIFIFSNLAHNQPSVVRAALMAALLLLGQFLQRRIEFNNIIACAALLILLINPGALFDIGFQLSFVTAWGLIVFLPRLSDLWGKWINRRWIKYLVWPPLVCLVAQLVSMPLSAFYFHRLPLISFVANMVIVPLVTICTIGGVFLLAAAFLLPPAGFLAGAVLNQIISLTSSSLQLFGSFESIPTGNFPISGWTLLIYYAFILLLAAALTSRRGRMALILYLPVVVIVFLLTGIGTQKKLERFTIFSVSGGFIMAHQCEHPQIVFSRLPFRGYDYSEKVILPFMYNTGLKSADLVALSVGYQTIREISTLLGQGAAKKIYLPATARNTFLDICSAGGIAYDTLVLVFTDSLSFINDTLNNSSLIENNILVYDMGVSRLILLGEERGISRAAEFLEGGHEITLVKPMFSEADLRFITDAKCPGLKHLIFNKMSKEALLLHGELESKFGDSLYLIETSKVGAVEMLYENGRLRIAD is encoded by the coding sequence ATGGTCCGAAAAATTCCTGCCGTGGCGGCGCTGCTGGTGGTTGTCCTGAGCATCGCCGTGGCCGACAAATATGCACTGCCTCCGGGGCTCCTAATGATTATCCTTCTGGGGAGCCTTCTGCCGGCAATCTTGTTTTACTTGCGGAAAGCTTTTTGCCCTGCCGGTTTCTTTGCACTCCTCTGTATTGGCGCCTTCGCTGCTTTCAACCACACCAGCCAGGTCAAGACTTTCCCGTCCGGGCATGTTGTCTACTGTGTTGATAACGACCGGAAATATCAGGTCTTTGGCCGTGTCGATGATTGGCCAGAAACGAAAGACAATCGTACCAATCTTTGCATAAAAGTCGATTCCCTCCGGCTGGATAATTTTACCCGGAACAGTTCAGGACGCATCCTGGCCAATATCAGAGGTGAAACGACCCGATTCCAGTACGGCGATCAAATATCTTTTGAGGCGGAACTCCATTCAGTAAAAGGCGGCATGAATCCCTCGGGTTTCAATTACAGGCGCTATCTCAACTTGAGAGGGACTTTTGGAGTCGCCTACCTGTCGCTTCGCGACTCAATCTGGATCAAACCGGATGCCAGTCGCTTGGTGTCTAGAACTATTGAATCACTGCGGAGCGGCATCCTGAGTATTTTCAATAAGACTCTCGACCCTGAGGCCGCCGCTCTGGAATCCGGATTTCTCATCGGAGAAACCAGAAACATCTCCCCGAAAATCTATAGATTTTTTCGTGACAGCGGCACTCTGCACCTGCTCGCTGTTTCGGGGTCGAATGTGGCGCTGGTTGTGTTGTTTTTTTCATTTCTATTCAGAACGACCCTTCTTCGGAGGAGCCTTCGTACCTTCCTTCTAATCTTAATCATATTCATATTTTCCAACCTGGCTCATAATCAGCCTTCGGTTGTTCGGGCCGCCCTAATGGCTGCGCTTCTGCTTCTGGGGCAGTTTCTTCAGCGGCGTATTGAGTTTAATAATATAATTGCCTGTGCCGCCCTTCTCATTCTGCTGATCAATCCCGGGGCGCTGTTTGATATTGGCTTTCAGCTTTCATTTGTCACAGCCTGGGGATTGATAGTTTTTTTGCCGAGGCTGTCGGATTTGTGGGGCAAATGGATTAACCGGCGGTGGATTAAATATCTTGTCTGGCCCCCGCTCGTCTGTCTTGTGGCACAGCTTGTTTCAATGCCGCTCTCGGCCTTTTACTTTCACCGCTTGCCGTTGATTTCATTTGTTGCCAACATGGTGATCGTGCCTCTGGTGACAATCTGCACCATCGGCGGAGTCTTTCTTCTTGCCGCGGCATTTCTTCTCCCGCCGGCCGGGTTCCTGGCGGGTGCAGTACTCAACCAGATAATCTCTCTTACATCATCTTCTCTCCAATTGTTTGGTTCATTTGAGAGTATTCCCACCGGCAACTTCCCGATTTCCGGCTGGACCCTCTTAATTTATTATGCATTCATTCTGCTTCTGGCCGCAGCTCTCACTTCGCGCCGAGGACGCATGGCCCTAATTCTGTATCTGCCCGTTGTCGTAATTGTCTTTCTCCTGACTGGGATCGGCACGCAGAAGAAACTCGAGCGGTTCACGATTTTTTCCGTCTCCGGCGGCTTCATTATGGCACACCAATGCGAACATCCGCAGATCGTCTTTTCCCGACTGCCATTCCGGGGATATGATTATTCTGAAAAAGTAATTCTGCCGTTCATGTATAATACCGGGCTGAAAAGTGCTGATCTGGTGGCGCTTTCGGTGGGGTATCAGACGATAAGAGAGATATCGACGCTTCTCGGCCAGGGAGCGGCGAAGAAGATTTATCTTCCAGCAACCGCTCGCAATACTTTTTTGGATATCTGCAGCGCCGGCGGCATTGCCTATGACACCTTGGTTCTGGTCTTTACCGATTCTCTCTCATTCATCAATGATACGCTCAATAATTCTTCCCTCATCGAGAATAATATTCTGGTTTATGATATGGGGGTCTCGAGATTGATACTGCTGGGCGAGGAGCGCGGAATAAGTCGGGCGGCGGAGTTTCTCGAAGGTGGTCATGAGATAACTCTTGTTAAGCCAATGTTTTCGGAAGCGGACTTAAGATTTATAACTGACGCGAAATGTCCTGGTTTAAAGCACCTCATATTCAATAAAATGAGCAAGGAAGCCTTATTGCTTCATGGAGAATTGGAGAGCAAGTTCGGAGACTCGCTTTATCTTATTGAGACATCTAAGGTTGGAGCGGTGGAAATGCTTTATGAAAACGGGCGACTGAGGATCGCCGATTGA
- a CDS encoding DUF4388 domain-containing protein produces the protein MSLAGNLKTVSFPDILQLLATGKKTGVLQVSTAARQKEVAFRDGNIIYASSINSTEDLLGNLLLRRGKISKPDLERAIALHKQTGRQLGTTLVDMNLFDKDEIVECLRLQIEEIVYNLFSWQEGDFTFAENTAPKKLPFAIELNTMNVIMEGTRRIDEWVEIQKVLPPDDILLKLNPSPKTKKDEVSLTVEEFRILTLIDGQKTLPELINASPMGEFVTCRSLYKLIVSCLVQAAGKAVRKEEVEVENDEDIVLSILFAMYNNCFYRIRTLIENVVGDQNPMFNKYLSGFRNGFLVYFPGFDPGVDLNPTFDKFYTEITKIPQAVRMHTVMSALENMLSNQLEYVFYFLGQGIYRQAVGSIKKEISEPLALRRELVKKYQLDENLMNTVKKADRVVKLVKGAS, from the coding sequence ATGAGCTTAGCAGGGAATCTGAAAACCGTTTCCTTTCCGGACATTCTGCAGCTTCTGGCGACCGGTAAGAAAACCGGCGTCTTGCAGGTTTCGACAGCGGCTCGCCAGAAGGAAGTAGCTTTCCGTGATGGAAATATTATTTATGCCTCTTCCATCAATTCCACGGAAGATCTTTTGGGTAATCTTCTGCTACGCCGCGGCAAGATTTCCAAACCCGATCTGGAAAGAGCCATTGCCCTTCATAAACAGACAGGTCGGCAGCTCGGCACCACGCTCGTTGACATGAATCTTTTCGACAAAGATGAAATAGTCGAATGCCTGCGTCTGCAAATCGAAGAGATCGTTTATAACCTGTTCTCCTGGCAGGAAGGGGATTTCACTTTTGCGGAGAATACCGCTCCCAAAAAACTTCCCTTTGCCATCGAGTTGAACACCATGAATGTTATCATGGAGGGCACCCGCCGAATCGATGAGTGGGTGGAAATCCAGAAAGTCCTTCCCCCGGATGACATTTTGCTCAAACTCAATCCTTCACCCAAGACCAAGAAGGATGAGGTTTCCCTTACGGTAGAAGAGTTCCGAATTTTGACTCTCATCGATGGTCAGAAAACTCTGCCCGAGTTGATAAATGCCTCACCTATGGGTGAGTTTGTCACCTGTCGTTCCCTGTACAAATTGATCGTCTCCTGCCTGGTACAGGCGGCAGGGAAGGCGGTTCGCAAGGAAGAGGTCGAGGTGGAGAATGATGAAGATATCGTACTATCCATTCTTTTTGCGATGTATAATAATTGCTTCTACCGAATCCGCACCCTGATCGAAAATGTCGTGGGAGATCAGAATCCGATGTTCAATAAGTATCTCTCCGGTTTTCGCAACGGTTTTCTGGTCTATTTCCCCGGCTTCGACCCGGGCGTCGACCTGAATCCAACTTTCGACAAGTTTTACACCGAGATTACCAAAATACCGCAGGCGGTGAGAATGCATACGGTTATGTCGGCCCTGGAAAATATGCTGAGCAATCAACTGGAATACGTTTTCTATTTTCTCGGCCAGGGCATATATCGTCAGGCGGTGGGAAGCATAAAGAAAGAAATTTCCGAACCGCTGGCGTTGCGCCGCGAGTTAGTCAAGAAATATCAATTGGATGAGAATTTAATGAATACCGTAAAGAAAGCAGACAGAGTCGTCAAGCTGGTGAAAGGTGCTTCATGA
- a CDS encoding roadblock/LC7 domain-containing protein gives MYQILEELNKTTGITGSMIVGNDGIVIAADLDTSLEEEAVGALAASITSNIQKSLDRLQQTPLAQVTIEAATGKLFFSDAGIGILVVTAERDVNIGLIRLEIKNAIAKIGTGTDN, from the coding sequence ATGTATCAAATACTTGAAGAACTTAACAAGACCACCGGAATCACGGGGTCGATGATTGTTGGGAACGACGGCATTGTTATCGCGGCTGATCTGGACACCTCACTGGAAGAAGAAGCGGTAGGTGCGCTGGCCGCATCGATAACCAGCAACATCCAGAAATCTCTGGATCGTTTGCAGCAGACGCCGCTGGCGCAGGTGACGATAGAGGCGGCCACCGGCAAACTCTTTTTCTCCGATGCCGGAATCGGAATCCTGGTCGTTACAGCCGAAAGGGATGTCAATATCGGCCTTATCCGGCTGGAAATAAAAAATGCCATTGCCAAGATCGGCACCGGCACTGACAATTGA
- a CDS encoding roadblock/LC7 domain-containing protein, with protein sequence MNDDSLIIYEEEIEKIDSILARLLKGAEAKCALMVDKDGHLITRQGFTHSLDTTALAALLAGSFASTKEIARLVGESEFSVLFHQGKKDHIHMSLVGDRSIMAVIFDDRTTIGMVRLYAKETAVELGRIFASLKARARTEGSGLSDEFAASAGNKLDDIFQD encoded by the coding sequence GTGAACGATGACAGCTTGATCATATACGAAGAGGAAATCGAGAAAATCGATTCCATCCTGGCTCGGTTGTTGAAAGGGGCCGAAGCAAAATGCGCCTTAATGGTTGACAAAGACGGCCATTTGATTACTCGTCAGGGCTTTACACATTCTCTGGATACGACCGCTCTGGCGGCGCTCTTGGCCGGCTCCTTTGCTTCTACCAAGGAAATTGCCCGGCTGGTGGGGGAATCGGAGTTCTCGGTTCTTTTTCATCAGGGGAAAAAAGATCATATCCACATGTCTCTGGTAGGGGATCGCTCCATCATGGCGGTCATTTTCGATGATCGGACGACAATCGGTATGGTTCGTCTTTACGCCAAAGAGACAGCCGTAGAATTGGGCAGAATATTTGCATCCTTGAAGGCAAGAGCCCGTACCGAGGGGTCGGGTTTATCCGATGAATTCGCGGCTTCGGCCGGGAACAAATTGGACGATATCTTTCAGGACTAA